From Streptomyces sp. SCSIO 75703:
ACCCGTCCTGGCCGGGGAAGGCGGAGGTGACCGAGGCGGCCGGGCGCTGGCTGGCGCGCGGCGGCCGGCTGGACGAGCCGGTCCTGGTGCGGCACCTGCTGTGGACGGCGGTGGAACTGGGGCTGCCGCTCCAGTTGCACACCGGGTTCGGCGACGGCGGCCTGCGCCTGCACCGCTCGGACCCCGCGCTGCTGACCGACTGGCTGCGGCTGACGGCGGGGACGGTGCCGGTGCTGCTGATGCGCTGCTGGCCCTACCAGCGCCAGGCGGCGTACCTGTCGGTGGTCTTCGAGCGGGTCCACCTCGACGTCGGCCTCACCCTGCACCACGTGGGGCCGGCGCGGGCGGGCGCGGTCCTCGCGGAGGCGCTGGAGATCACCCCGTTCCGCAAGCTGCTCTACGGCTCCGGCGCCTACGGTCCGGCCGAGTTCCACCACCTCGGCGCCCTGGCCTTCCGGCGCGGGCTGGCGGGTCTGCTGCGGGCCCGGGTGGACGCCGACGAACTGTCCGCGGCGGACGCGGTGCGCATCGCGCGTTGGACGGGACGGGACAACGCGCGGCGGGTCTACCGCCTGCCCGGGGAGAGCACCGACGACGGCTGAGCGACGTGGGGACGGTCACAGTCCCGTGGCGACGCCCAGGAAGAACGAGACGCTGAAAGTATGATCAAGCGATGGCTGACATGACCGAAACCACGCCCGGCTGGCTGCCGACCGACGAGCTCGAGATGGCCCGCGCCCGGATGCCGATCCTGTACGTCGAGGCCGTGCCCGTACGTGTGGACGACAGCGGCGAAGTCACCAGCGTGGGCCTGCTGCTGCGGATCGGCCCCGACGGGACGGTCAGCCGGACGCTGGTCTCCGGCCGGGTCCTGCACCACGAGCGGGTCCGGGACGCGCTCCTGCGCCATCTGGAGAAGGACCTGGGGCCGGTGGCGCTGCCCCGGGTGCCGTCCTCGCTGCAGCCGTTCACGGTGGCCGAATACTTCCCCACGCTCGGCGTCACCCCGTTCCACGATCCGCGGCAGCACGCGGTGTCGCTGGCCTACGTCGTCCCGGTGAGCGGCGACTGCCGTCCCCGGCAGGACGCGCTGGACCTGGTCTGGTTCTCCCCGCGGGAGGCGCTGTCCCCGGCGGTGCAGAGCGAGATGCCGGGCGGTCACGGCGTCCTGCTCAAGCAGGCCCTGGCCCATGTGGGCAACGTGATCTGATCCGGCGGGCGCGTGCCCGTGCCGGTGGAGCCCCGGTCGGCGGACCTTCCGCGGCCGGGGCTCCGCCGTGTCCGCGACCGGTACCGCGCGTTCCGCTTCCGTGCCAGGGTGCGGGCGCGGTGCGCCCTGCCGTACCGAGCGCGACGGATCTTTGCGTGTGACGGAATGGTTCCCTATTCTGCTTCCGTGGAGCAGAATACGAACTCCTACCGCGTCGAGGCGGTGGATCGCGCGCTGATCCTGCTGGCACTGCTGGCGGAGCGCGGCCGGCTCAGCGTGACCGAGGCCGGGCGGGAACTGTCCGTGGCGCCGTCCACGGCGCACCGGCTGCTGGCCACGCTGTGCCACCGGGGTTTCGCCGTACGCGGCGAGGACCGGGTGTACCGGCCGGGCCCCCAGTGGCACGCGGCCGGGGCGCGCGAGGTGCCACCGCTGCCCGACCGGATGCGTCCGTACCTGGAGAGCCTCTATGGAGCGACGAACGAGACGGTCCACCTCATGGTGCGCACCGGCACCGAGGTGCTGTTCCTGGACGGCGTCGAGGGCGTCCGGTCGCTGCGGGTGGGGCTGCGGATCGGCGTGCGGATGCCCGCGTACCGCACCTCCGGCGGCAAGGCCATGCTCGCCGACCTGGACCCGGACGCCGTCGACGCGCTGCACGCGGGCGGGCTGCCGCCCCTGCCCGGCGAACGGGTCCACGACCTCGCGGCGCTGCGCCGCGAACTGGACGCCGTCCGCCGTGACGGCTTCGGCCTCAACCAGGACGAGAGCGAGCCCGGCGTGACCGCCCTGGGCGCCTCGGTCGGCCTCGTCGACGGGCACCATGTCGCCCTGGCCGTCGCCCTGCCCACGGTGCGCGCCGGCGCCGACGACGCGAAGGCGCTGGCCGACGGCTTACTGCGGATCTGCCGCGAGGCCCGCCGGGACCTCGTGGGGCCCGGCGCCGCCCGGCGGGACGACACCCCGGCCGAGGTGGGCTGAGCGCGGCGGACGGAGCGGCACGAACCGCCCCGAGCCAGGAGCCGCGGGCGAAAGGGATCGAATCGTGCGATGAGTACGTTGTAGAGGTCGAGGGCCCGGTCTCACGGCCGGGCTCGTCCGAGCCGTCGCCCGCGCCGCCGGGCGAGCGACCACACCTTCAGGAGTCACCACCAGCAGCCCGCCTGCCGGATGCCGATCGTCTGCCCGGGAGTCCCGATGTCCGTGTCGTTCTCACCCTCGTCCGAACCGCTCCGGCAGCACGGTCGGCTGCGTACGCGTGACGTGGACGTCGCCCAGCACGTGGTGGCCGAGGTGTACGAGCCGCACACGCTCACCCCGGTGGACCGCAAGGGGCTCGACGCCCGTCTCAACGCCGTGCAGCTCGGCGGCGTGACCCTCGGATACCTCACCTACGGCACCGAGGCGCACATCGCCCTCCCGGCCAGCGAGCACTGGTACCACATCAACATCACGCTGGCCGGCAGCAGCCTGGTCACCCGGGAGAACGGGGACCGGGGCATGACCCGGGGCATGGCCCACGCGGCGATGCTGCTGCCGCACCGCGCCCAGACGATCGCCTGGGCCGCGGACGCCGCCCAGTTCGCCCTGCGGATCCCGCGGGCCGACCTGGAGGGGCACCTCGCCGCCCTGACCCGCGCCCGGGTCGGGGGCCCCATCGACTTCGACCTCGTGGTCGACCTGGACTCGCGGGCGGGCCGGGGCCTGCTGCGCTGCATCGAGTTCGTCCGGACGGAGTGGGACGAGGACGGGGTCCTCGCGCGGAACGCCGACTCGCGCCGCCAGCTCGAGTCCATGATCCTCACCAACCTCCTCATGGCCGCCTCCGGACCGCACCAGGCGCTGCTCCAGCGCACCGAGCCCGCCCCCGGGCCGAGCACGCTGAGGAGCGCCCTCGACTACATCCACGACCACGCCGGGGACTTCCCCACCCCCGCCGAGGTGGCCGCCGCGACCGGGGTGAGCGCCCGGACCCTGCAACTGCACTTCCTCAACCACCTGGGCCGGACCCCCTCGCAGTACCTGCGCGACCTCAGGCTGCGCGGGGTGCGCGACGAACTGCTGCACCCGCGCTCGGCCGAGACGACGGTCACCGAGGTCGCCTCCGCGCACGGATTCCACAACCTGGGCCGGTTCTCCTCGCTCTACAAATCGGTGTACGCGGAGTCCCCGTCGGAGACGCTGCGCCGGAGCCGGGCCTCCTGAGGGCGGGCCCCGCCCGGCGCTCCCGGTACGCGCGGGGCGCCCGGCCCCGAACCGCGGCCGGCGGATTCGGGGCGGGCGCCCTCGGGTGCGATACGTCAGGTCAGGCGGTCAGGCCGGGGTCCGGCGGGCTCACACCACCTGGACGATGTGCTTGAACTCCTGGAACTCCGCCACGGCGCGGTTGCCGTTCAGCCGGCCCAGGCCGCTCTGCTTGCAGCCGCCCTCCTCGAACTGGTCGAGGACGACGGCCCAGCCGTTGGTCCACACCGTGCCCGCCTCCAGCGCGTCGGCGAGGCGCAGCCCGCGCGCCCCGTCGGCGGTCCAGACGGAGGCCGCGAGACCGTACTCCGTGGCGTTGGCCTTGCGCACCGCCTCCTCCTCCGTGTCGAAGGTCTCGAAGGTGGCGACCGGGCCGAAGAGTTCCTTCTGGACGAGGGGCGAGTCGGTGTCCCGCACCCCGAGCAGCGCCGGGCGGAAGTACGCCCCCCGGGCGAGGCTCTCGTCGTCGGGGCGGCCACCGGGCACGATGACCTCGGCGTCGCCGAGCGACTGCTCGATCAGCGCCTCCAGCCGGTCCCGGCTGGCGATGTCGATCAGCGGGCCCATCTGCGAGTCCGGGGCGTCGCCCGGCCCCACCGTGACCGCGCTCAGGGCCTGGGCGAGCCGGGTCCGCACCTCGTCGGCGACCGACGACTGCACGAGCACGCGGCTGCCGGTCATGCAGAACTGGCCGCTGAAGGTGGTGATCCCGGCGACGATCGTGCCCACGGCCGCGTCGAGGTCGGCGTCCTCGAAGACGATCATGGGGGTCTTGCCGCCCAGTTCGAGCGAGAGCCGTTTCAGGGTGGGTCCGGCGTCGGCCATGATCTGCCGGCCCACGGCGGTGCTGCCGGTGTAGCTGAGCGCGGCCACGTCGGGCGAGGAGACCAGGGTCTTCGCGCCCACGCTGCCCGATTCGTTGAAGACGTTGAGCACCCCGGCGGGCAGCGACGGGCAGTCGGCGAGCAGTTCGGTGAGCCGGGTGTTCACGAGCGCCGTCTGCGCGGCCATCTTCATGACCACGGTGCAGCCGGCCGCGAGGGCCGGGGCGAAGGACCGTACGGACAGCACCACCGGGGAGTTCCAGGGGACGATGACCCCGGCGACGCCCACCGGCTCCGAGAGCAGGATGGAGTAGACCCCCGGGCGGACCCGGCCGCCGCCGCCGGCGTCGGTGAGGGCCTGCGCCGCGTAGTAGCGCAGCTTGGAGGGCGTCAGGCTCAGTTCGAAGCCGGCCTCGGGAAGGATCTTGCCGTTCTCCACGGCGAGCAGGTGCGCGAGTTCGTCGGTCGCGGCCTCGACGCGGTCGGCCATCTCGTTGAGCACGCGGGCGCGCAACTGGCGGTCGGTGCGCCACGCGTGGGTGGCGAAGGTGTCCCGGGCGATCCTGATGGCGTCCCGTACCTGGGACTCCTCCACCTCGTAGTAGGTGCCGAGGGTCCGTCCGTCGGCGGGTGAGAGGGAGACGCCGGTGGTGGCCGAGGCGACCCACTCTCCGCCGATGTAGTGCCGGGCGGGGCCCGTCTCCTGGCCGAGGGGCGCACCCTCGGCGACGTTACTGGTCACGACGTTCCTTCTTTCTCCAGGTCGCAAGGGGCCGGGCGGTCGCCGGGTGGTGCGGCGAGCCGTGCCGCACCACCCGGCCGCCTCATCCGGCGGTCTTCTTCGCGTAGCGGACGGTCAGCGGGTCCGGGCCGAACTCCCGGCCGTCCAGACGTTCCGCGAGCGTCACCACCTGCGCGGTGAACTCGCCCAGGGCGGCGCGTACGTCGTCGGACACGTCGTCCGTGCGGAACTCCGTGTCCACGAAGAAGGCGCCGTTGGGCGCGGTGAGGGCGCCGAACCAGCCGAGGATGTCGCGCAGGTGGCGCTCGGCCGACAGGAAGTGGTGCGGCGCGGCGGCGACGGTGAGGATGCCCACCGGCTTCGAGCGCAGCGCCTCGTTGGGCAGCATGTCGATCAGGAGCTTGAGGGTGCCGGTGAGCGATCCGCGGTAGACCGGTGAGGCCAGGACGACGGCGTCGGCCTCGCCGATCCGCCGGACCGCCTCGTCGTCCCAGGTGGCGACCACCGGGCCGACGCGGTCGCGGGGCGCGAGGCGCTCCACGCTCCAGCCGGGGTGCCGCTCGCGGACCTCCCTCTCGATCAGCCCGAGGGCGCGTGCCATCTTCCCGGGCGGGGTGGGGCTTCCGTAGACGGTCGCAAGTCTCATCGGGTCACCGCTTCTCTCCGGTCGTGTTCGAGGTACCTGCCGCGGTAGAACAGCAGCGGGTCGCGGGCCGTACCGGCTTCCAGCGCGGTGACCGCGGCCACCACGACGGTGTGGTCACCGGCGTCGATCTCCTCGGACACCGCGCACTCGATCCAGGCCAGGGCCCCGTCGATGAGCGGCATCCCGGCCGGTGAGGGCCGCCAGTCGACGCCGGCGAACCGGTCGACGCCCGAGCGGGCGAAGCGGTCGCCGACCGCCTGCTGGTGCGCGGCGAGCACGCTCACCGCGAACCGTCCCGAGCGCCTGACCGCCGGCCAGGTGGCCGACTCCTTCCGTACGCAGACCAGCACCAGGGGCGGGTCGAGGGAGAGCGCCGAGAACGATTGGCAGGTGAATCCGGCCGGAGCCCCGCGATCGATCGACGTCACCACGGTGACCCCGGTGCAGAAGTGACCGAGAACGGCCTTGTATTCCCGCACGTCCGTGCCGGAAGAATGCGTCATTCCAGACCTCCCTGTCCCTGCCGCGGTCAGCTCCGCAGGCCGGCTTCCTTCATCAGGGGCAGGACGCGCTCGCCGAAGTACTGGAGTTCCTCCACGTAGTCGAGGAATCCGATCATCATGCCGTCGATCCCGGCCTCGGAAAGGCCGGCCAACTGCTCGACGATCTGTTCCGGCGTGCCGATCAGCGGGTATCCGCCGTAGCCGAGGATGAAGCGCTCCTGGAGGGCCTTGATCTTGTCGAACGAACCGCTTTCGGAGCCGAGTCCGCTGGAGACCATCTTGGCCACCTCCCAGTCACCCTTTTCGAGGATGTGGTCGAGGAGTGCCTTCGTCTCCTTCTCGGTGTCACGGCAGATGATGTTGCCGTAGCCGAGGATTCCCAGGTCGCGCTTGTGGGAATGGGCGATGGAACGCACCCGGGCGGCGGTGTCCCGCGCCTCGTCCGGGTCGGCGAAGGCGATGAAGTTGAAGTCGCATTCGCGTGCGCAGAATTCCAGGCCCTGCGGCGAGTTGCCGGCGTTCACGAGCACCGGGTACGGCTGCTGGATCGGCTTGGGGTCGGAGAAGGCGTCCTTGATGTCGAAGAACTCGCCCTGGAAGTCGACGCCTTCGCCCTCGGTCCACATGCGCTTGGCGATGGTGATCCACTCGGAGCCGTAGCGGTAGCGCGCGTCGTGCTCGCGCTGCGTGCCGCCGAACATCTCCATCTCGGCCTTGTACCAGCCCATGGTCATGTTGAGACCGAAGCGGCCGTTGGAGATGTGGTCGACGGTGACGGATTCCTTCGCCGCGACGATGGGGTTCTTGGTCGGCACGTGGGTGGTCGAGAACACCATGATGTTCTCGGTCGCCTGCGCCAGTCCGGCGGCCCAGGTGTGGGTCTCGAAGTTCGAGCCGTTGAAGTTGGTCTCGCCGCCCATTCCCCGGTAGCGGGCGACCGGCAGCATCGCCTCGAAACCGAGCCGGTCCGCGATCTGGGCGATCTTCTGGGTGTGCTGCCAGGAAAGCTCGTAGGTCGACTCGGCGTGGGTCGCCATCAGGCCGTGGCTGCAGTTCGAGCCGAAGACCCCGAGCTTCATCTTGTTGTCGTTGAACATGGCGACACCGCTGGCACGGCGTGCCGCGACGAGTTCCTCGTAGGAAAGCCCGGGGGCGGTCGTGGTCATGTCTTCTCCTGTGTGCTTCGCCGCGACCCCGCGTGCGGCGGGGTGCGGAATTCGTGACGCCAAACTAAGCGGGTGTGCACGGAAGGGGCTATCCACAGGACGAAGGGCCGAAGGCCGACAAACGAAACACGGGGAAACGGTCACCTCGGGCACCGGAAGGCATCTCCCGCGCGCGGGCGCGGGGCACCGGGCAGCCGAATCCGGGAGCGCGCGGAGAACGGCCGCCACTGACTTCCTGTCAGGAGTGGACGCACGGCTGTCGGCTGACTACCCATCGGCACGACACGCGGACAAAGTCCGTTTTCTCCGGGCGTACTTCACAAGTCACCCATTGGTCTTGACCAATGATTTTCCGTCAGGCAAGCATGGGCGCAGCCCTCACAAAACGTTCACATCCACCGTTGCGAGAGAAGCCCACCCATGCGTATTTCCGCGGCCGCCGTGCTCGGCGGGTCCCTCGTCCTCGGCCTCGCGGCCCCCGTCGCCCACGCGGCTCCCGCCGCACCGGCCGTCTGCACCGACGTCTTCGGCGTCGCGGGCAAGTACGGCGAGTTCGTCCTCGGCGACGACGTCCACTCACCCGACGCGGAAGGCGCGGTCGCCGTCGGGGGCAACGCCGACTTCCGCCGCGGCTTCAGCGTCGGCAACGAACTGTCCGAGAGCGAGGTCGCCGCGCTGCCCGGCCGGGCGGCACTCGTGGTCCGGGGCGACCTGCTCAGCGGCAACGGCGCCACGGTGGTGATGAAGGGCGACGCCGTGGTCGGTGGCGCGGTCCGGGGCCGCCCCGTCGAACTGCACGCCGGCACCTTCCGCAAGCAGGCCGACCTGATCGACTTCGAGGGCGAGTTCGCCAAGCTCCGCGCCTATTCCGCGGCCCTCGCCGAGGAGCCGGCCACGGAGGGCACCACGGTCACCGCGAACGGCTCCGCGCTCACCCTCACGGGCGACGACACCACGCGCAACGTCTTCTCCGTGACCGCGGCCCAACTGGAGGCGGCGAAGGAGGTCTACCTGAAGGTGCCCGCCGGGGCGACCACGGTCGTCAACGTCAGCGGCACCGACTACGACATGGCGAAGGGGGGCACCACCGGCTTCCTCCTCTCCGGCGGCGGCCCCTACGTCCTGGACGACAAGCTCCAGAGCGCCGCCGACGGAGCGGTGCGCGCCAAGCTCCTGTGGAACTTCCCCGAGGCCCGCACGGTCACCAAGAGCAGCAAGGCGGCCTGGCCGGGCAGCGTCCTCGCGCCCCGGGCCCACCTGGAACTGGGCACCGCCGCACCGGTCAACGGCTCCGTCTGGGTCGCCTCGCTGCACGGGTCGGGCGGCGCGGAGACGCACCACTTCCCCTTCAGCGGCTGCCTCCCCGAGACCGGCGTCACCCCGCCCGCCCCCCAGGAGCCGAGCGCCACGCCCACCGGCACGCCGCCGGCCGAGACCACGCCCGCGAGCACCCCCTCCGCGACCACGTCCTCCCCCGCGACTCCCTCCGCCGACTCCCCCTCGCCCACCGGCGCGCCGGACACCCCGGCTCCCGACGGGAGCGCGACCCCCGTCGCCGAGGGTGACCTGGCCTCGACCGGCAGCAGCGGCATGGTGCCGCTGGCCGTCGGCGCCGCCGCGGTGCTCGCCGGCGGCACCGGCCTCGTCCTGGCCGCCCGGCGCCGCGCGAACCGGAACTGACCCCTGAGGGGCCCGTCGTACGACAGGCCCCCGGCCCGGGGCGGCGGTGGTCTCCCCGCCGCCCCGGGCCGGGGCGTGCCGTCCTTCCGGTGTCCGGGTCAGTAGCGGGTGCTCACGGTGACCCCGTCGAAGCCGCTCACCGCGTGGAGGCTGATGTAGTGGGCGCCCGCGTGCGGGTTGTTCACGGTGAGGGTGTGGCTGTTGCCGGCACCCGTGGCACGCTGCGTGTGGCTGCCGGTGCCGGGCCAGCCGTCCCGGCCGTAGTACAGGTCGGCGTCACCGGTGCCGCCGGAGGTGGTGATCTCCAGCCTGCTCGTGCCGGCGGGGACGTAGAGGTAGAGGTAGGCGTAGTTCCCGGTGGTGGCCTTCTGGCCGCTGCGCCGGCAGTCCTTGCCCAGTTCCCTGGTGTCGGTGCCGGTGCACTCCGCGAGGGTGCCGCCGCCCACGGTGACCGTCCGGCTCGCGGTGGCCGTGGCGCCCTTGTCGTCGGTGACGGTCAGCCTCACCGTGTACGTACCGGCCGTGCCGTAGGTCTTGGTGG
This genomic window contains:
- a CDS encoding amidohydrolase family protein → MAADVVEETLDGLGLVDHHCHGAVTRALDPEGFASLLTEGGAWPDASPFDTPAGISVRRHCAPLLDLPRHAPADVYLARRAALGPEEVNRRFLRAARVGTFCVDTGHAPHRVTTPAELAAASGAETYEVVRLEAVAEAVAAAGVEADAYGEAFRAAVWKAVRRPGVVAVRSVAAYRTGLDLDPSWPGKAEVTEAAGRWLARGGRLDEPVLVRHLLWTAVELGLPLQLHTGFGDGGLRLHRSDPALLTDWLRLTAGTVPVLLMRCWPYQRQAAYLSVVFERVHLDVGLTLHHVGPARAGAVLAEALEITPFRKLLYGSGAYGPAEFHHLGALAFRRGLAGLLRARVDADELSAADAVRIARWTGRDNARRVYRLPGESTDDG
- a CDS encoding NUDIX hydrolase family protein, whose protein sequence is MTETTPGWLPTDELEMARARMPILYVEAVPVRVDDSGEVTSVGLLLRIGPDGTVSRTLVSGRVLHHERVRDALLRHLEKDLGPVALPRVPSSLQPFTVAEYFPTLGVTPFHDPRQHAVSLAYVVPVSGDCRPRQDALDLVWFSPREALSPAVQSEMPGGHGVLLKQALAHVGNVI
- a CDS encoding IclR family transcriptional regulator yields the protein MEQNTNSYRVEAVDRALILLALLAERGRLSVTEAGRELSVAPSTAHRLLATLCHRGFAVRGEDRVYRPGPQWHAAGAREVPPLPDRMRPYLESLYGATNETVHLMVRTGTEVLFLDGVEGVRSLRVGLRIGVRMPAYRTSGGKAMLADLDPDAVDALHAGGLPPLPGERVHDLAALRRELDAVRRDGFGLNQDESEPGVTALGASVGLVDGHHVALAVALPTVRAGADDAKALADGLLRICREARRDLVGPGAARRDDTPAEVG
- a CDS encoding AraC family transcriptional regulator produces the protein MSVSFSPSSEPLRQHGRLRTRDVDVAQHVVAEVYEPHTLTPVDRKGLDARLNAVQLGGVTLGYLTYGTEAHIALPASEHWYHINITLAGSSLVTRENGDRGMTRGMAHAAMLLPHRAQTIAWAADAAQFALRIPRADLEGHLAALTRARVGGPIDFDLVVDLDSRAGRGLLRCIEFVRTEWDEDGVLARNADSRRQLESMILTNLLMAASGPHQALLQRTEPAPGPSTLRSALDYIHDHAGDFPTPAEVAAATGVSARTLQLHFLNHLGRTPSQYLRDLRLRGVRDELLHPRSAETTVTEVASAHGFHNLGRFSSLYKSVYAESPSETLRRSRAS
- a CDS encoding aldehyde dehydrogenase family protein, translating into MTSNVAEGAPLGQETGPARHYIGGEWVASATTGVSLSPADGRTLGTYYEVEESQVRDAIRIARDTFATHAWRTDRQLRARVLNEMADRVEAATDELAHLLAVENGKILPEAGFELSLTPSKLRYYAAQALTDAGGGGRVRPGVYSILLSEPVGVAGVIVPWNSPVVLSVRSFAPALAAGCTVVMKMAAQTALVNTRLTELLADCPSLPAGVLNVFNESGSVGAKTLVSSPDVAALSYTGSTAVGRQIMADAGPTLKRLSLELGGKTPMIVFEDADLDAAVGTIVAGITTFSGQFCMTGSRVLVQSSVADEVRTRLAQALSAVTVGPGDAPDSQMGPLIDIASRDRLEALIEQSLGDAEVIVPGGRPDDESLARGAYFRPALLGVRDTDSPLVQKELFGPVATFETFDTEEEAVRKANATEYGLAASVWTADGARGLRLADALEAGTVWTNGWAVVLDQFEEGGCKQSGLGRLNGNRAVAEFQEFKHIVQVV
- a CDS encoding NAD(P)H-dependent oxidoreductase gives rise to the protein MRLATVYGSPTPPGKMARALGLIEREVRERHPGWSVERLAPRDRVGPVVATWDDEAVRRIGEADAVVLASPVYRGSLTGTLKLLIDMLPNEALRSKPVGILTVAAAPHHFLSAERHLRDILGWFGALTAPNGAFFVDTEFRTDDVSDDVRAALGEFTAQVVTLAERLDGREFGPDPLTVRYAKKTAG
- a CDS encoding flavin reductase family protein; amino-acid sequence: MTHSSGTDVREYKAVLGHFCTGVTVVTSIDRGAPAGFTCQSFSALSLDPPLVLVCVRKESATWPAVRRSGRFAVSVLAAHQQAVGDRFARSGVDRFAGVDWRPSPAGMPLIDGALAWIECAVSEEIDAGDHTVVVAAVTALEAGTARDPLLFYRGRYLEHDRREAVTR
- a CDS encoding LLM class flavin-dependent oxidoreductase, which produces MTTTAPGLSYEELVAARRASGVAMFNDNKMKLGVFGSNCSHGLMATHAESTYELSWQHTQKIAQIADRLGFEAMLPVARYRGMGGETNFNGSNFETHTWAAGLAQATENIMVFSTTHVPTKNPIVAAKESVTVDHISNGRFGLNMTMGWYKAEMEMFGGTQREHDARYRYGSEWITIAKRMWTEGEGVDFQGEFFDIKDAFSDPKPIQQPYPVLVNAGNSPQGLEFCARECDFNFIAFADPDEARDTAARVRSIAHSHKRDLGILGYGNIICRDTEKETKALLDHILEKGDWEVAKMVSSGLGSESGSFDKIKALQERFILGYGGYPLIGTPEQIVEQLAGLSEAGIDGMMIGFLDYVEELQYFGERVLPLMKEAGLRS
- a CDS encoding choice-of-anchor A family protein produces the protein MRISAAAVLGGSLVLGLAAPVAHAAPAAPAVCTDVFGVAGKYGEFVLGDDVHSPDAEGAVAVGGNADFRRGFSVGNELSESEVAALPGRAALVVRGDLLSGNGATVVMKGDAVVGGAVRGRPVELHAGTFRKQADLIDFEGEFAKLRAYSAALAEEPATEGTTVTANGSALTLTGDDTTRNVFSVTAAQLEAAKEVYLKVPAGATTVVNVSGTDYDMAKGGTTGFLLSGGGPYVLDDKLQSAADGAVRAKLLWNFPEARTVTKSSKAAWPGSVLAPRAHLELGTAAPVNGSVWVASLHGSGGAETHHFPFSGCLPETGVTPPAPQEPSATPTGTPPAETTPASTPSATTSSPATPSADSPSPTGAPDTPAPDGSATPVAEGDLASTGSSGMVPLAVGAAAVLAGGTGLVLAARRRANRN